A single window of Paracoccus albus DNA harbors:
- a CDS encoding YsnF/AvaK domain-containing protein has translation MTYESTGRTLSAMFDTKAEADRAAAALREIGATDVVLHGESNPGYGEVRHEETESRGFFEALGDFFFPDEDRAAYAEGLSRGGYLVTATNVPENLVAPSLEVLESEGSVDLDAREDEWRGDGWDQTAYMSTPGAYAAGDPALAVTERHDTSADPALARDVDATGEKIDVVEEQLNIGKRDVDLGTVRVRSYVREVPVSEDVQLTSERVEIQRNPVDREAGAGAFEERVIEAREHSEEAIVDKEARVVEEIELAKKRETRTEHVEDTVRKTEVEIEGRDTDERDLNER, from the coding sequence ATGACCTATGAATCAACAGGCCGCACTCTATCTGCAATGTTCGACACCAAGGCCGAGGCCGACAGGGCGGCTGCGGCGCTGCGGGAAATCGGCGCTACGGATGTTGTGTTACATGGCGAATCGAACCCAGGCTACGGCGAAGTACGCCATGAAGAAACGGAAAGCCGTGGTTTTTTCGAAGCCCTTGGGGATTTCTTTTTCCCCGATGAGGACCGGGCTGCCTATGCCGAGGGTCTCAGCCGCGGTGGTTATCTTGTGACCGCTACGAATGTGCCGGAAAATCTGGTCGCACCGTCGCTGGAAGTCCTGGAAAGCGAAGGTTCTGTCGATCTGGATGCGCGTGAAGACGAATGGCGCGGTGATGGCTGGGATCAGACAGCTTACATGAGCACTCCCGGCGCCTATGCCGCGGGCGATCCCGCGCTTGCCGTGACCGAACGTCATGACACATCCGCCGATCCGGCACTCGCCCGCGACGTCGACGCAACCGGTGAAAAGATCGATGTCGTCGAAGAGCAGCTAAATATCGGCAAGCGCGATGTAGACCTTGGCACTGTGCGGGTCCGGTCCTATGTCCGAGAGGTTCCGGTGTCGGAAGATGTCCAACTGACGTCGGAGCGCGTTGAAATTCAGCGCAATCCGGTTGACCGGGAAGCTGGTGCGGGTGCGTTTGAAGAGCGCGTGATCGAGGCACGCGAGCACTCTGAGGAAGCTATCGTTGACAAGGAGGCGCGTGTCGTTGAGGAAATCGAACTGGCCAAGAAGCGGGAAACCCGCACCGAGCATGTGGAAGACACGGTCCGCAAGACAGAGGTTGAGATCGAAGGTCGCGATACCGATGAGCGCGATCTGAACGAGCGATAA
- a CDS encoding DeoR/GlpR family DNA-binding transcription regulator — protein MSQNFRYPEILEMARREGKVTVEGLAEHFGVTLQTIRRDLSDLAEAGRLERVHGGAVLPSGTINIGYEERRHLNSQAKQSMALACARHIPNGISLFLNIGTSTEAVAQELMGHKDLMVATNNMNVANILVANPDCEILVTGGSLRRSDGGLIGTLATDSIRQFKFDLAVIGCSALDQEGDILDFDIQEVGVSRAILRQSRQTILVADHSKFKRSAPARIGSLAEVDMFVTDSHLSKELTESCRQWGTAIIVA, from the coding sequence ATGTCTCAAAATTTCCGCTATCCTGAGATCCTGGAAATGGCCCGCCGTGAAGGCAAAGTCACCGTTGAAGGGCTGGCCGAACATTTCGGCGTAACGCTGCAAACGATACGCCGTGACCTGTCCGACCTTGCCGAAGCCGGACGGTTGGAGCGCGTGCATGGGGGTGCCGTACTTCCATCAGGAACCATAAATATTGGCTATGAAGAGCGTCGGCACCTGAACAGTCAGGCAAAGCAGTCAATGGCGCTTGCCTGCGCAAGGCACATCCCGAACGGCATATCACTGTTTCTCAATATCGGCACCAGCACCGAGGCCGTCGCGCAAGAACTTATGGGCCACAAAGATCTGATGGTGGCGACCAACAATATGAACGTGGCGAACATCCTCGTTGCCAACCCGGATTGCGAGATACTGGTGACCGGGGGCAGTCTGCGCCGCTCTGACGGCGGCCTGATCGGGACGCTTGCCACCGATTCCATTCGCCAGTTCAAGTTCGATCTGGCGGTAATTGGCTGTTCTGCCCTGGATCAGGAAGGGGATATTCTGGATTTCGATATTCAGGAAGTCGGCGTCAGCCGGGCAATCCTGCGACAATCCCGCCAGACAATCCTTGTCGCCGACCACTCAAAATTCAAGCGCAGCGCACCCGCTCGCATCGGCTCCTTGGCCGAAGTCGATATGTTTGTTACCGACTCGCACTTGTCCAAGGAGCTGACCGAATCGTGTCGGCAATGGGGCACAGCGATAATCGTTGCGTGA
- the glpD gene encoding glycerol-3-phosphate dehydrogenase: MQGHQINDPVDLFVIGGGINGCGIARDAAGRGLSVVLAEMNDLASATSSASTKLFHGGLRYLEYFELRLVREALIEREVLLRAMPHISWPMRFVLPYHQDMRFESDTPTSKLLGFVMPWMKGRRPAWLIRLGLFLYDNLGGRKLLPPASTLRLSGTKEGAPLQGRFQRAYEYSDCWVEDSRLVALNARDAAARGAQVMTRLQVTHAAREGDVWRVETKNNDSGETRSYYARFLVNAGGPWVGDIIHETIDLPSKEGVRLVRGSHIVTRKLYDHDKCYFFQGTDGRIIFAIPYETDFTLIGTTDAEHDDPDTRPVCTDQERDYLIDFANRYFEQPVTADDVVWSYSGVRPLYDDGAESATAATRDYTLKVNADGGAPVLNIFGGKITTYRRLAESALEKIGQHLPVPGKPWTAGVPLAGGDFAVDQFNHLVSELSQQYPFLGAARARRLVRAYGTEAGVLLGDATTVEDLGRDFGAGLTEAEVRWLMDHEFARTADDVVWRRSKLGLRMDEAAIASLDEWMKSRRDHAQAAE, encoded by the coding sequence GTGCAGGGACATCAAATCAACGACCCGGTCGACCTGTTCGTGATCGGTGGTGGCATCAACGGTTGTGGTATCGCGCGTGACGCTGCGGGGCGGGGGCTGTCGGTGGTCCTCGCTGAAATGAACGACCTTGCCTCGGCAACGTCATCCGCATCGACAAAGCTGTTTCACGGCGGTTTGCGCTATCTGGAATATTTCGAACTGCGGCTGGTGCGAGAGGCGCTTATCGAGCGAGAGGTTTTGCTACGCGCAATGCCGCATATCAGCTGGCCGATGCGTTTCGTGCTTCCCTATCATCAGGATATGCGGTTCGAATCCGATACGCCGACTTCGAAACTGCTGGGGTTTGTGATGCCCTGGATGAAGGGGCGGCGCCCCGCGTGGCTGATCCGGTTGGGGCTTTTCCTTTACGACAATCTGGGCGGTCGCAAGCTGCTGCCACCGGCTTCGACACTTCGGCTGAGTGGCACAAAAGAAGGTGCGCCGCTGCAGGGCCGGTTCCAGCGGGCTTACGAATATTCGGATTGCTGGGTCGAGGATTCGCGTCTTGTTGCACTGAATGCGCGGGATGCCGCGGCGCGTGGGGCGCAGGTGATGACCCGTTTGCAGGTTACTCATGCGGCTCGCGAAGGCGATGTCTGGCGCGTCGAAACGAAAAATAACGATAGTGGTGAGACGCGCAGCTATTACGCGCGCTTTCTGGTGAATGCGGGTGGGCCTTGGGTTGGCGATATCATTCATGAAACAATCGACCTGCCTTCGAAGGAAGGCGTTCGGCTGGTTCGCGGCAGCCATATCGTCACGCGCAAGCTCTACGATCACGACAAGTGCTATTTCTTTCAGGGAACCGATGGCCGCATCATTTTCGCCATTCCTTATGAAACCGACTTTACGCTGATCGGGACGACGGATGCCGAGCATGATGATCCGGATACGCGTCCGGTCTGCACGGATCAGGAACGCGACTACCTGATCGACTTCGCGAACAGGTATTTTGAGCAGCCGGTCACTGCCGATGATGTGGTGTGGAGCTATTCCGGCGTGCGTCCGCTTTACGACGATGGCGCAGAAAGTGCGACGGCCGCGACGCGCGACTATACTCTGAAGGTGAATGCGGATGGCGGTGCGCCCGTGCTGAACATATTCGGCGGCAAGATCACCACCTATCGCCGGTTGGCAGAAAGCGCGTTGGAAAAGATCGGGCAGCACCTGCCGGTTCCGGGGAAGCCCTGGACAGCCGGCGTTCCGCTTGCTGGCGGGGATTTCGCGGTCGATCAGTTTAACCATTTGGTCAGCGAGCTGAGCCAGCAATACCCGTTTCTTGGCGCGGCACGGGCGCGGCGGCTTGTCCGTGCCTATGGCACCGAAGCGGGTGTTTTGCTCGGTGATGCCACAACCGTTGAGGATCTGGGGCGGGATTTCGGCGCCGGACTGACCGAGGCAGAGGTCCGCTGGCTGATGGATCACGAATTCGCCCGAACCGCAGATGATGTCGTTTGGCGGCGATCAAAGCTGGGGCTGCGGATGGATGAGGCGGCGATAGCTTCGCTGGACGAATGGATGAAGTCACGGCGCGACCACGCTCAGGCAGCGGAATAG
- a CDS encoding ABC transporter ATP-binding protein yields the protein MTLELKGVTKSVEGQMHIAPTDLTLEKGTMNVLLGPTLSGKTSLMRLMAGLDQPTEGKVFWEGEDVTGMRVQDRKVAMVYQQFINYPSMTVYDNIASPMKLMGVGRDEIDRRVRETAEMMKLTPMLERKPLELSGGQQQRCALARALVKNAGLVLLDEPLANLDYKLREELRIEIPKIFEASGSIFVYATTEPEEALLLGGNTATLWQGRVTQFGLTPQVYRQPVDATTARVFSDPPMNFLQIAKAGDRLMFGNGQSTPALGRLAELPDGRYLAGFRPNHLHISQQGPDAMRFTTRLHVTELTGSETFIHLDHGGDRWVGLIHGVHDLEIGGPLDVFLDPRHVYVFAEDGNLVAPAAYAMAA from the coding sequence ATGACACTGGAACTGAAGGGCGTCACGAAATCGGTCGAGGGGCAGATGCACATCGCACCCACCGATCTGACGCTGGAAAAGGGCACGATGAACGTGCTGCTGGGGCCGACGCTGTCGGGCAAAACTTCGCTGATGAGGCTGATGGCCGGTCTGGATCAGCCGACAGAAGGCAAGGTTTTCTGGGAAGGTGAGGACGTGACCGGGATGCGGGTGCAGGACCGCAAGGTCGCGATGGTTTACCAGCAGTTCATCAACTATCCCTCGATGACGGTGTACGACAATATCGCCTCGCCCATGAAACTGATGGGCGTTGGCCGCGACGAGATCGACCGACGTGTACGCGAAACGGCTGAAATGATGAAGCTGACCCCAATGCTTGAGCGCAAGCCGCTGGAGCTTTCGGGCGGGCAGCAACAGCGCTGTGCGCTCGCGCGGGCTTTGGTGAAGAATGCCGGACTGGTGCTGCTGGATGAGCCGCTGGCCAACCTGGACTATAAGCTGCGCGAGGAATTGCGGATCGAGATTCCGAAGATCTTCGAGGCCTCCGGGTCTATTTTCGTCTACGCGACGACCGAACCGGAAGAGGCGCTTTTGCTGGGTGGCAACACCGCGACGCTGTGGCAGGGCAGGGTGACGCAATTCGGGCTGACGCCGCAGGTCTATCGCCAGCCGGTCGATGCAACCACGGCGCGGGTTTTCAGCGATCCGCCGATGAATTTTCTGCAAATCGCCAAGGCCGGCGACAGGCTGATGTTCGGCAACGGACAAAGCACGCCCGCGCTTGGCCGCCTGGCGGAACTGCCCGATGGGCGTTACCTTGCGGGTTTCCGGCCCAACCATCTGCATATCAGCCAGCAGGGCCCGGATGCGATGCGCTTTACCACGCGGCTGCATGTGACTGAACTGACCGGGTCCGAAACCTTCATCCACCTGGATCATGGCGGCGACCGTTGGGTCGGGCTGATCCACGGCGTGCATGATCTGGAAATCGGCGGGCCGCTGGACGTCTTTCTGGACCCGCGCCACGTCTATGTTTTTGCTGAAGATGGCAATCTGGTCGCGCCTGCCGCCTATGCGATGGCTGCCTGA
- a CDS encoding ABC transporter ATP-binding protein: MARITLDNLAHSYNPRPLSEADYALKELNYDWEDGEAYALLGASGCGKSTLLNIISGLLMPSQGRILFDGKDVTQAPTAERNIAQVFQFPVVYDTMTVYDNLAFPLRNRGREESYVAERVQEIARMIGMEDMLRKKAQGLGADAKQKISLGRGMVRKDVNALLFDEPLTVIDPHMKWELRTQLKKLHHDFGHTMIYVTHDQTEARTFADKVVVMHDGRVVQIGTPDELFERPEHTFVGYFIGSPGMNVLPAKVEGDRAYINGSEIPLGGGYGALDGNVEIGIRPEFARLSATDGLPVKLRRVEDAGRHKIIRAEFFGHDINIIAGEDDNISADMNRVSFDAGRVNVYANDWRVAPQGEAA, from the coding sequence ATGGCAAGGATCACACTCGATAATCTCGCGCATTCCTACAATCCACGGCCCCTGTCCGAGGCGGATTATGCGCTGAAAGAGCTCAACTATGACTGGGAGGATGGCGAGGCTTATGCCCTGCTCGGCGCGTCCGGCTGCGGCAAGTCAACGCTGCTGAACATCATCTCGGGCCTGTTGATGCCTTCGCAGGGGCGGATTCTGTTCGACGGCAAGGATGTGACGCAGGCGCCGACGGCAGAACGCAATATCGCGCAGGTTTTCCAGTTTCCGGTCGTCTATGACACCATGACGGTCTACGACAACCTCGCCTTCCCGCTTCGCAATCGCGGGCGCGAGGAATCCTATGTCGCCGAGCGCGTGCAGGAAATCGCCCGCATGATTGGGATGGAGGATATGCTGCGCAAGAAGGCGCAGGGGCTTGGCGCGGATGCCAAGCAGAAGATCAGCCTTGGGCGCGGGATGGTGCGCAAGGACGTGAATGCACTGCTGTTCGACGAACCGCTGACGGTGATCGACCCGCATATGAAGTGGGAGTTGCGCACGCAGCTGAAGAAACTGCACCACGATTTCGGTCATACGATGATCTATGTGACCCATGACCAGACGGAGGCACGGACTTTCGCCGATAAGGTGGTCGTCATGCATGATGGCCGCGTGGTCCAGATCGGCACCCCGGATGAGTTGTTTGAGAGGCCGGAGCATACTTTCGTCGGCTATTTCATCGGCTCGCCCGGCATGAACGTGCTGCCTGCCAAGGTTGAGGGCGACCGGGCCTATATCAACGGCTCAGAAATCCCGCTTGGAGGCGGCTATGGTGCGTTGGACGGGAATGTCGAGATCGGCATCCGCCCGGAATTCGCCCGCCTCAGCGCGACCGATGGCTTGCCCGTCAAGCTGCGCCGGGTGGAAGATGCGGGCCGTCACAAGATCATCCGTGCCGAATTCTTTGGCCATGACATCAACATAATCGCGGGTGAGGATGACAATATCAGCGCCGATATGAACCGGGTCAGCTTCGATGCAGGTCGGGTTAATGTCTATGCGAATGACTGGCGCGTCGCGCCGCAGGGGGAGGCTGCGTGA